In Neisseriaceae bacterium CLB008, one genomic interval encodes:
- a CDS encoding helix-turn-helix transcriptional regulator, whose protein sequence is MAYIEANATFDASAYAAPVVGIAADLGASHDSLLHQHEHDQLLFAASGCMSVTLDHQWLVLPPTRAAWIPAGVPHRVQLRGAVAYRSIYVQPELLQEKGVAVSPTRALVCQVNPLLREIIERMALAAFDFDWSQPAAQHLLQVWADELVGATVLTGALSWPLHPRVRQALATYEAGSVLPSLTELALETHLHAKTLTRVFQRDTGLGYQEWAQQWRLQRAIEALAEAHSISDVAQLLAFASDSAFIAFFKRQLGVTPKQFVLSMRVSDKKIPQ, encoded by the coding sequence ATGGCTTATATTGAAGCAAATGCGACGTTTGATGCGTCGGCTTATGCGGCGCCTGTGGTGGGCATTGCTGCTGACTTAGGGGCATCACATGATTCTTTACTGCACCAGCATGAGCATGATCAGCTTTTGTTTGCGGCATCGGGCTGTATGAGCGTGACGCTGGATCATCAATGGCTGGTATTGCCGCCGACGCGGGCGGCGTGGATTCCTGCCGGCGTGCCGCATCGGGTTCAGCTGCGTGGCGCCGTTGCGTATCGTTCTATTTACGTACAGCCCGAACTGCTGCAAGAGAAGGGCGTGGCCGTCTCGCCAACGCGGGCTTTGGTGTGTCAGGTTAATCCTTTGCTGCGTGAAATCATTGAGCGCATGGCTTTGGCGGCTTTTGATTTTGATTGGTCTCAGCCCGCTGCACAGCATTTATTGCAGGTTTGGGCCGATGAGCTGGTGGGGGCAACGGTGCTGACGGGCGCGCTCAGCTGGCCCTTGCATCCGCGCGTGCGTCAGGCCTTAGCCACTTATGAAGCCGGTTCGGTGCTGCCTAGCCTAACCGAGTTGGCGCTAGAAACGCATCTGCATGCCAAAACCCTGACCCGTGTGTTTCAGCGAGATACGGGGTTGGGCTACCAAGAGTGGGCACAGCAATGGCGTTTGCAACGAGCGATTGAGGCCTTGGCCGAGGCGCACAGCATAAGCGACGTCGCGCAGCTGCTGGCCTTCGCCAGTGACAGTGCCTTTATTGCCTTTTTTAAGCGCCAGCTTGGCGTGACGCCGAAGCAGTTTGTGCTGAGTATGCGTGTATCGGACAAAAAAATCCCTCAATAA
- a CDS encoding DUF1289 domain-containing protein — protein sequence MAIQIELFDIPSPCRRICTTDNRGYCRGCLRSREERFNWLKYSDPEKREVLRLCQQRRLRLLAALAAAKAAQAAEPLDPQMGLFGSDDAVPSAAADDALIGSG from the coding sequence ATGGCCATTCAGATCGAACTTTTTGACATTCCCAGCCCCTGTCGGCGTATTTGCACTACGGACAACAGAGGCTATTGTCGCGGCTGCCTGCGCTCTCGCGAGGAACGGTTTAATTGGCTTAAGTACAGCGACCCTGAAAAACGTGAAGTCTTACGCCTGTGCCAACAACGCCGTTTACGCCTACTGGCGGCTCTGGCCGCCGCCAAGGCCGCTCAAGCGGCTGAGCCACTCGACCCTCAAATGGGCTTATTTGGCTCCGATGATGCCGTGCCTTCTGCCGCAGCCGACGATGCTTTAATCGGCTCAGGCTGA
- a CDS encoding vancomycin high temperature exclusion protein: MTFKKWLSLMLVAFLLLLAVAFGADGYINRSSQDKLYHELAALPEQHAALVLGTSPYLRSGQSNPYFTHRITAAAELYHAGKVKTFVVSGDNRRHSYNEPEAMKQALMAEGVPEGDIYLDYAGLRTLDSVVRMDKIFGQQSFIIVSQPFHNARAVFIAQHHGLEAYGYNATDVRLNVFTMRTFVREKLARVKVLLDIILGVQPRHLGQPEPIKASSAAAEGTASSEPNKPI; this comes from the coding sequence ATGACGTTTAAAAAGTGGCTTAGCCTCATGCTGGTTGCCTTCCTTTTGTTGCTGGCGGTGGCCTTTGGTGCCGATGGGTACATTAACCGCAGCAGTCAAGACAAGCTATATCATGAGCTGGCGGCGCTGCCAGAGCAGCATGCCGCCCTGGTATTAGGGACCAGCCCCTACCTGCGCTCAGGCCAGTCTAATCCTTACTTCACGCACCGGATTACGGCAGCGGCCGAACTTTATCATGCCGGTAAGGTAAAAACGTTTGTGGTTAGCGGGGACAATCGCCGTCATAGCTATAATGAACCGGAGGCGATGAAGCAAGCGCTGATGGCAGAGGGTGTGCCAGAAGGCGATATTTATTTAGACTATGCAGGTTTACGTACTTTGGATTCGGTGGTGCGCATGGATAAAATATTTGGGCAACAAAGCTTTATCATTGTGTCGCAGCCGTTTCACAACGCCCGTGCCGTTTTTATTGCCCAGCATCATGGCCTAGAGGCTTATGGCTATAATGCAACCGATGTGCGCCTGAATGTCTTTACCATGCGTACCTTTGTGCGCGAGAAGCTGGCGCGGGTAAAGGTTTTATTAGACATTATTTTAGGCGTACAGCCGCGACACTTAGGTCAGCCTGAGCCGATTAAAGCATCGTCGGCTGCGGCAGAAGGCACGGCATCATCGGAGCCAAATAAGCCCATTTGA
- a CDS encoding MFS transporter produces MRTVWLPLPLLLLLLMAPQILETLYSPALTDISHAYGVSASAAGQTLSIYFLAFAFGVFFWGRCSDRIGRRQSMLCGLIVYLIGALLALFTAPHFEWLLLARLLTAFGAAVGSVVTQIMLRDVFQGPALGKLFASMGMALALSPMIGLASGGFLVELGSITAVFLGQLGLALILLLWGLKALPETQADQAQVHTLPLSQTALKMLSDPHIQCSVLLVSAFNVMSFAYFALAPFTFDQLGLSQQQFGYTGALLALASLAGAGLNRHLLTRHVAVLSQIYLGAGLAFMAALLLLWRPHSLWLLPAAMLVMLAFGLAIPNILSQALSHYRHTLGTASALFGLTYYLIIAGGLHLAASSQSLSLTLLVCSLVALVATFGLGRSQPALRQG; encoded by the coding sequence ATGCGCACCGTCTGGCTGCCCTTACCGCTGCTGCTATTATTGTTAATGGCCCCGCAAATCCTAGAAACCCTTTACAGCCCAGCCCTCACCGACATCAGCCACGCCTACGGCGTCAGCGCCAGTGCCGCTGGGCAAACCTTATCGATTTACTTTTTGGCCTTTGCCTTTGGCGTCTTTTTCTGGGGCCGCTGTAGCGACCGTATTGGCCGACGTCAGTCTATGCTGTGTGGCCTCATAGTGTATTTAATCGGCGCCTTATTGGCCCTCTTCACGGCCCCTCACTTTGAGTGGCTGCTGCTGGCGCGCCTACTCACGGCCTTTGGCGCCGCCGTTGGCTCAGTGGTGACCCAAATCATGTTGCGTGACGTGTTTCAAGGGCCGGCGCTGGGCAAGCTGTTTGCCAGCATGGGGATGGCCTTAGCCCTCAGCCCTATGATTGGCCTAGCCAGCGGCGGCTTTTTGGTTGAGCTAGGCTCGATTACCGCCGTCTTTTTAGGCCAGCTGGGCTTGGCCTTGATCCTGCTGTTGTGGGGCCTCAAAGCCCTACCCGAAACCCAAGCGGATCAGGCTCAGGTACACACACTGCCCTTAAGCCAAACCGCGCTAAAAATGCTCAGCGACCCACACATCCAGTGTTCGGTACTGCTGGTTAGTGCCTTTAACGTCATGAGCTTTGCCTATTTCGCCTTGGCACCCTTTACCTTCGATCAACTCGGCCTAAGCCAACAGCAGTTTGGCTACACAGGTGCCTTACTGGCGCTGGCCAGCCTCGCAGGGGCCGGATTAAATCGGCATTTACTGACGCGTCACGTCGCCGTCTTAAGCCAAATTTATTTAGGCGCCGGCTTAGCATTCATGGCGGCGCTGCTATTGTTATGGCGACCGCACAGCCTATGGCTGCTGCCAGCAGCCATGCTGGTGATGTTGGCCTTTGGCCTGGCCATTCCCAATATTTTAAGCCAAGCCTTAAGCCACTACCGCCACACCCTGGGCACGGCCAGCGCCCTCTTTGGCCTAACCTATTATTTAATCATCGCCGGCGGCCTACATCTGGCGGCCAGCAGCCAAAGCTTAAGCCTGACGCTGCTGGTTTGTTCCCTAGTCGCACTGGTGGCCACCTTTGGACTAGGCCGTAGCCAACCAGCATTACGGCAAGGCTAG
- the cydB gene encoding cytochrome d ubiquinol oxidase subunit II: MNYGGIDFTLVWLAIILFGLAMYVIMDGFDLGIGILFPFFKHKEDKDVMMNTVAPVWDGNETWMVLGGAALMGVFPVAYSVILSALYLPLIFMLLALIFRGVAFEFRFKADESHTKYWDASFFFGSLIATFFQGVVLGAIIEGMPVVDRQFAGSSFDWVAPFPLFSGLGLVVAYALLGATWLLIKTEGALEAQIRRYSYVLTALFLLTILIISIWTPLAHDTIASRWFSAPNFYFLMPIPFIVALVGMLLLYTIKIRHSHYPFFMVLILMLLGFVGLLISLWPNIIPYDVTFWEAAAPIESQVFMLIGTLLILPVILMYTGWSYYVFRGKVRPGEGGYH, translated from the coding sequence ATGAACTACGGTGGCATTGATTTTACTTTGGTTTGGCTGGCCATTATTCTCTTTGGCCTGGCGATGTACGTCATCATGGATGGCTTCGACTTAGGCATCGGCATTCTGTTTCCCTTCTTTAAACACAAAGAAGATAAAGATGTGATGATGAATACCGTCGCCCCCGTTTGGGACGGTAACGAAACCTGGATGGTTTTGGGCGGTGCGGCCTTAATGGGCGTGTTTCCAGTAGCCTATTCGGTGATCTTATCGGCGCTGTATTTGCCTTTGATTTTCATGCTGTTGGCGCTGATCTTTCGGGGCGTGGCCTTTGAGTTTCGCTTTAAAGCCGATGAATCACACACTAAATATTGGGACGCCTCCTTCTTTTTTGGCTCTTTAATCGCCACCTTCTTCCAAGGCGTGGTGCTGGGCGCCATCATTGAAGGCATGCCGGTTGTAGACCGTCAGTTTGCGGGTTCATCGTTCGACTGGGTTGCCCCCTTCCCCTTATTCTCTGGCCTTGGCCTCGTCGTGGCTTACGCCTTACTCGGCGCCACTTGGCTCTTGATCAAAACCGAAGGCGCACTCGAAGCCCAGATTCGTCGCTACAGCTATGTGTTAACCGCCCTCTTCTTGCTGACCATTTTGATCATCAGCATCTGGACACCGCTGGCCCACGACACCATTGCCAGCCGCTGGTTCTCGGCCCCGAACTTCTACTTTTTGATGCCGATTCCCTTCATCGTGGCCTTAGTGGGTATGCTGCTGCTGTACACCATCAAAATCCGCCATTCCCACTATCCATTCTTTATGGTGCTGATCCTGATGCTGTTGGGCTTTGTCGGCCTATTGATTAGCCTGTGGCCCAATATTATTCCCTACGACGTCACCTTCTGGGAGGCCGCCGCACCGATTGAAAGCCAAGTCTTCATGCTGATCGGCACCCTATTAATCTTACCCGTGATTCTGATGTACACCGGCTGGAGCTATTACGTATTCCGCGGTAAGGTCAGACCTGGAGAAGGCGGATACCACTAA
- a CDS encoding DUF2474 domain-containing protein, which yields MNSTTSHPNNKQAAKSSWFKKLAWMALIWLGSIAALSVVAYCFRYLMGLINFTS from the coding sequence ATGAACTCAACAACGTCACACCCTAACAACAAGCAAGCGGCCAAATCAAGCTGGTTTAAAAAGCTCGCTTGGATGGCGTTGATTTGGCTAGGCAGCATCGCTGCGCTCAGCGTAGTGGCCTATTGCTTCCGCTACCTCATGGGCTTGATTAACTTCACCAGTTAG